In Streptomyces canus, one DNA window encodes the following:
- the nudC gene encoding NAD(+) diphosphatase: MTTWTDHTADRPVSLTAPSGIDRAAHHRLDEAWLAAAWSHPTTRCFVVSGGQVLIDETADGRTELVMTPSFEAPLTEAHRYFLGIDEEGVRYFALQKDALPGRIDQSARPAGLREAGLLLSAREAGLMVHAVGLENWQRTHRFCSRCGERTVIAAAGHIRRCQACGAEHYPRTDPAVIMAVTDDEDRILLGRQVHWPEGRFSTLAGFVEPGESIEQSVRREVFEEAGITVGPVEYVASQPWPFPSSLMLGFMARATSTEIDVDGDEIHEARWFSRDELGAAFEAGEVLPPYGISIAARLIELWYGKPLPTRSFV, encoded by the coding sequence GTGACCACCTGGACCGACCACACCGCCGACCGTCCCGTCTCGCTCACCGCCCCCAGCGGCATCGACCGCGCCGCGCACCACCGGCTCGACGAGGCCTGGCTGGCGGCAGCGTGGAGCCACCCCACAACCCGCTGCTTCGTGGTTTCCGGCGGTCAGGTCCTGATCGACGAGACGGCTGACGGTCGTACCGAACTCGTCATGACCCCGTCCTTCGAGGCCCCGCTGACCGAGGCGCACCGCTACTTCCTCGGCATCGACGAGGAAGGCGTCCGCTACTTCGCCCTCCAGAAGGACGCCCTGCCCGGCCGCATCGACCAGTCCGCGCGTCCGGCCGGTCTGCGCGAGGCCGGCCTGCTGCTGTCCGCGCGCGAGGCGGGCCTGATGGTGCACGCGGTCGGTCTGGAGAACTGGCAGCGGACCCACCGTTTCTGCTCCCGCTGCGGCGAGCGCACCGTCATCGCCGCGGCCGGCCACATCCGCCGCTGCCAGGCCTGCGGCGCCGAGCACTACCCGCGCACCGACCCGGCCGTGATCATGGCCGTCACGGACGACGAGGACCGCATCCTGCTGGGCCGCCAGGTGCACTGGCCGGAGGGCCGCTTCTCGACCCTCGCCGGATTCGTCGAGCCGGGCGAGTCCATCGAGCAGTCGGTGCGCCGCGAGGTCTTCGAGGAGGCCGGGATCACCGTCGGCCCGGTCGAGTACGTTGCCAGCCAGCCCTGGCCGTTCCCCTCCAGCCTCATGCTCGGTTTCATGGCCCGTGCCACCTCCACCGAGATCGATGTCGACGGGGACGAGATCCACGAGGCCCGCTGGTTCTCCCGCGACGAACTGGGCGCCGCCTTCGAGGCCGGAGAGGTCCTCCCGCCGTACGGCATCTCGATCGCGGCCCGTCTGATCGAGCTCTGGTACGGCAAGCCGCTGCCGACGAGGAGTTTCGTCTGA
- a CDS encoding class I SAM-dependent methyltransferase: protein MPDPYWNHNVHYHRLVLDAVPDGCREVLDVGCGDGLLARKLAEKAASVTGVDRSPEMIRQARATASGNITFLEADYLDGTALPECKYDFVCAVAVVHHAPFEDAVEGLVRLLAPGGRLVIVGMAYNRTALDWVISGCGLPVSLLLGRRRGGKRAPAGMPMEDSTVHWGEARRAARRLLPGCRYRRRLLWRYTAVWDKPQEGGS, encoded by the coding sequence ATGCCCGACCCGTACTGGAACCACAACGTCCACTACCACCGCCTGGTGCTCGACGCCGTACCGGACGGCTGTCGCGAGGTCCTGGACGTGGGGTGCGGTGACGGGCTGCTCGCCCGCAAGCTGGCCGAGAAGGCCGCGTCCGTCACGGGCGTGGACCGCTCACCGGAGATGATCCGGCAGGCGCGCGCGACCGCCTCCGGGAACATCACGTTCCTGGAGGCGGACTACCTGGACGGCACAGCTCTGCCCGAGTGCAAGTACGACTTCGTCTGCGCGGTCGCCGTGGTGCACCACGCGCCCTTCGAGGACGCGGTCGAGGGCCTGGTCCGGCTGCTGGCCCCCGGCGGACGGCTGGTGATCGTCGGGATGGCGTACAACAGGACGGCGCTGGACTGGGTGATCAGCGGCTGTGGCCTACCCGTGTCGCTGCTCCTCGGACGGCGACGGGGCGGCAAGCGGGCGCCGGCCGGCATGCCCATGGAGGACTCGACCGTGCACTGGGGCGAGGCGCGCAGGGCTGCCCGCCGCCTTCTTCCCGGCTGCCGTTACCGGCGCCGACTGCTGTGGCGCTACACGGCGGTGTGGGACAAACCACAAGAAGGCGGTTCCTGA
- a CDS encoding ATP-dependent DNA helicase UvrD2 encodes MTAATHSTLFPRTPDSADAVLEGLDPEQREVATALHGPVCVLAGAGTGKTRAITHRIAYGVRAGILQPSSVLAVTFTNRAAGEMRGRLRQLGAAGVQARTFHSAALRQLQYFWPKAVGGSMPRLVDRKIQLVADAAAACRIRLDRGELRDVTGEIEWSKVTQTVPSDYALAAAKAGRETPRAAAEIAQLYAAYEDLKRDRAVIDFEDVLLLTVAILQDRHDIAEQVRSQYQHFVVDEYQDVSPLQQRLLDLWLGRRDSLCVVGDASQTIYSFTGATPDHLLDFRTRHPGATVVKLVRDYRSTPQVVHLANGLLAQARGRAADHRLELISQRRPGPEPVYTEYSDEPAEAEGAARRIRELMDAGVRASEIAILFRTNSQSETYEQALADAGVPYQLRGAERFFDRPEVRRAIVNLRGAARFGGNDSRLDDAVDLPSQVRAVLSGEGWTTVPPAGSGAVRERWESLAALVNLAQDFAAARAGATLNDLVAELDERASAQHAPTVEGVTLASLHSAKGLEWDAVFLVGVAEGMMPITYAKTDEQIEEERRLLYVGVTRARERLHVSWSLSRSPGGRPNRRPSRFLDGLRPGSTATTGRTAGGGSGGVERGFTRPVGAAPRRTQRTPARCRVCGRTLTDAGEMKLMRCEDCPSDMDEGLYERLRDWRAVQAQRSGQPAFCVFTDKTLMAIAEAVPDDEHELARIPGVGQRKLNRYGADVLTICAGQEVSEEEDED; translated from the coding sequence GTGACAGCAGCAACGCACTCCACGCTCTTCCCGCGCACACCGGACTCGGCCGACGCGGTGCTCGAAGGGCTTGATCCCGAGCAGCGCGAGGTGGCCACCGCCCTGCACGGGCCGGTGTGCGTGCTGGCGGGCGCCGGTACCGGCAAGACCCGGGCCATCACCCACCGCATCGCCTACGGGGTGCGGGCCGGAATTCTCCAGCCCTCCAGCGTGCTCGCCGTCACCTTCACCAACCGCGCCGCCGGAGAGATGCGCGGGCGACTGCGCCAGCTCGGTGCCGCGGGCGTCCAGGCGCGTACGTTCCACTCGGCGGCCCTGCGCCAGCTCCAGTACTTCTGGCCGAAAGCCGTCGGTGGGTCCATGCCCCGGCTCGTCGACCGCAAGATCCAGCTCGTCGCCGACGCGGCCGCCGCCTGCCGCATCCGCCTCGACCGGGGAGAGCTGAGGGACGTCACCGGCGAGATCGAATGGTCCAAGGTCACCCAGACCGTCCCCTCCGACTACGCCCTCGCGGCAGCGAAGGCCGGCCGCGAGACCCCTCGTGCCGCGGCCGAGATCGCACAGCTCTACGCCGCCTACGAGGACCTCAAGCGCGATCGCGCCGTCATCGACTTCGAGGACGTCCTGCTGCTGACCGTCGCCATCCTCCAGGACCGGCACGACATCGCCGAACAGGTCCGTTCCCAGTACCAGCACTTCGTCGTCGACGAGTACCAGGACGTCAGCCCCCTTCAGCAGCGCCTGCTGGATCTGTGGCTCGGGCGCCGCGACAGCCTGTGCGTCGTCGGCGACGCCAGCCAGACGATCTACTCCTTCACTGGCGCAACTCCCGACCATCTCCTCGACTTCCGTACCCGCCACCCCGGCGCCACCGTGGTCAAACTGGTCCGCGACTACCGCTCCACCCCCCAGGTCGTCCATCTCGCCAACGGCCTGCTCGCCCAGGCGCGCGGCCGCGCCGCCGACCACCGGCTGGAACTGATCTCCCAGCGCCGGCCCGGCCCCGAGCCCGTCTACACCGAGTACTCCGACGAGCCCGCCGAGGCCGAGGGAGCCGCCCGCCGCATCCGAGAGCTCATGGACGCGGGCGTCCGGGCCAGCGAGATCGCCATCCTGTTCCGCACCAACTCCCAGTCCGAGACCTATGAACAGGCCCTGGCCGACGCCGGAGTGCCCTACCAGCTGCGGGGCGCCGAGCGGTTCTTCGACCGACCCGAGGTACGCAGGGCCATCGTCAACCTCCGGGGCGCGGCCCGCTTCGGCGGCAACGACTCGCGGTTGGACGACGCCGTTGACCTGCCCTCGCAGGTGCGTGCCGTGCTGTCGGGCGAGGGCTGGACCACCGTGCCGCCGGCCGGCTCCGGGGCCGTCAGGGAGCGCTGGGAATCGCTGGCCGCCCTGGTGAACCTCGCGCAGGACTTCGCCGCCGCGAGAGCCGGCGCCACGCTGAACGACCTCGTGGCCGAACTCGACGAGCGGGCCAGTGCCCAGCACGCCCCGACCGTCGAGGGCGTCACCCTCGCCTCCCTGCACTCGGCCAAGGGCCTGGAGTGGGACGCCGTGTTCCTGGTCGGTGTCGCCGAGGGCATGATGCCGATCACCTACGCGAAGACCGACGAACAGATCGAGGAGGAGCGCCGGCTCCTCTATGTCGGTGTCACCCGCGCCCGCGAGCGCCTTCACGTCTCCTGGTCGCTGTCCCGCTCGCCCGGCGGCCGCCCCAACCGCCGCCCCAGCCGTTTCCTCGACGGACTGCGCCCCGGTTCCACCGCCACCACGGGGCGGACCGCGGGTGGCGGTTCCGGAGGTGTCGAGCGCGGCTTCACGCGCCCCGTCGGCGCCGCTCCGAGACGCACCCAGCGCACCCCGGCGCGCTGCCGGGTGTGCGGGCGCACGCTCACCGACGCGGGCGAGATGAAGCTCATGCGTTGCGAGGACTGCCCCTCCGACATGGACGAGGGACTCTACGAGCGCTTGCGCGACTGGCGCGCGGTGCAGGCGCAACGCAGCGGACAGCCGGCCTTCTGCGTCTTCACGGACAAGACCCTGATGGCGATCGCCGAGGCCGTGCCCGACGACGAGCACGAACTCGCGCGGATCCCGGGCGTCGGCCAGCGCAAGCTCAACCGGTACGGAGCCGATGTGCTGACCATCTGTGCAGGCCAGGAGGTTTCGGAAGAAGAAGACGAGGACTGA
- a CDS encoding UvrD-helicase domain-containing protein produces the protein MPARITDPDQLKELLGIPFTPEQTACITAPPAPQVIVAGAGSGKTTVMAARVVWLVGTGQVAPEQVLGLTFTNKAAGELAERVRKALIKAGVTDPDAIDPDNPPGEPVISTYHAFAGRLLTDHGLRIGLEPTSRLLADATRYQLAARVLREAPGPYPALTRSFADLVSDLLTLDAELAEHLVHPGRLRAYDAELLRALQGAKLTNDALRKVPETAAARRELADLVVRYRAAKRERDLLDFGDQIALSARLAGAPEVGRILREEFRVVLLDEYQDTSVAQRVLLAGLFGGGTGHPVTAVGDPCQAIYGWRGASVANLDDFPEHFAHPDGGPATRQALSENRRSGGRLLDLANGLAEPLRAMHAGVEALRPAPGAERDGMVRCALLPTHAEEIDWLADSIAHLVRTGKEPGEIAVLCRTATDFAEIQGALVERDVPVEVVGLSGLLHLPEVADLVAVCEVLQDPGANAALVRLLTGPRWRIGPRDLALLGRRARRLVSHARVAGDDDPDRRLAEAVEGVDPAEVISLADALETFLETPLYSDGEDDDGLPFSPDARVRFARLAAELRDLRRSLADPLMDVLHRVLAVTGLEVELSASPHALAARRRETLSNFLDIAASFAAGDNEASLLAFLGFLRTAAQYEKGLDNALPGGENTVKVLTAHKSKGLEWDVVAVPGLVTGTFPSTQGREKWTAQGKVLPHALRGDTDTLPDIDSWDSRGMKAFHEAMKDHQHTEELRLGYVTFTRPRSLLLGSGHWWGPTQKKPRGPSDFLKALSDHCTAGYGEIEAWADEPAEDAVNPALHGQSADQVWPLPLDDTALARRRAAAETVLAHLENLASHTDGHPAAAHDPDTYDDPDWPPPSDDEEPDFDDRDFAERDLAESDLEEFVDAEGEPLPEDPADWDTWTTVRAAVPHQATAPDGDEPPGPDEGPRSHPEEREPHEARAHGPERPPKRPRTQQQTPTHPRLTPEEARTIASWDRDLDALAGELLRAREGVTDVPLPASLTATQVLRLASDPDGLAQELARPMPRPPQPAARQGTRFHAWIEARFEALTLPMLEPDNLPGSDAEIADERDLEALKDAFERSEYAHRTPYRIETPFQLAIAGRVIRGRIDAVYRHGDGDTTTYEIVDWKTSRTRTADPLQLAVYRLAWAERQGVPVESVTAAFLYVRTGDVVRPKHLPGRAALERLLTQGPGGQSNGSAQAHCEEPPTEDVGTGR, from the coding sequence ATGCCCGCCCGTATCACCGATCCCGATCAGCTCAAGGAGCTCCTCGGTATCCCGTTCACCCCGGAGCAGACGGCCTGCATCACCGCGCCGCCCGCCCCGCAGGTGATCGTGGCCGGCGCCGGCTCGGGCAAGACGACGGTGATGGCGGCCCGCGTGGTCTGGCTGGTCGGCACCGGCCAGGTCGCCCCCGAACAGGTCCTCGGCCTCACCTTCACCAACAAGGCCGCCGGAGAACTCGCCGAGCGCGTCCGCAAGGCACTCATCAAGGCCGGTGTCACCGACCCCGACGCCATCGACCCGGACAACCCGCCGGGCGAACCCGTGATCTCCACCTACCACGCCTTCGCGGGCCGCCTGCTGACCGACCACGGCCTGCGCATCGGGCTCGAACCCACCTCCAGGCTGCTCGCCGACGCCACCCGCTACCAGCTCGCCGCGCGCGTGCTGCGCGAGGCCCCCGGCCCCTACCCGGCCCTGACCCGCTCCTTCGCCGACCTCGTCAGCGACCTCCTCACCCTCGACGCGGAACTCGCCGAGCACCTCGTCCACCCCGGGCGCCTGCGCGCGTACGACGCCGAACTGCTGCGCGCCCTGCAGGGTGCCAAGCTCACCAACGACGCCCTGCGCAAGGTCCCCGAGACGGCTGCCGCCCGCCGTGAACTCGCCGACCTGGTCGTCCGATACCGCGCCGCCAAACGCGAACGCGACCTGCTCGACTTCGGCGACCAGATCGCCCTGTCCGCGCGGCTCGCGGGGGCCCCGGAGGTGGGCCGCATCCTGCGCGAGGAGTTCAGGGTGGTGCTGCTCGACGAGTACCAGGACACCTCGGTCGCCCAGCGCGTCCTGCTGGCGGGCCTGTTCGGCGGCGGCACCGGCCATCCGGTCACCGCCGTCGGCGACCCCTGCCAGGCCATCTACGGCTGGCGCGGCGCCTCCGTCGCCAACCTCGACGACTTCCCCGAACACTTCGCCCACCCCGACGGCGGGCCCGCCACGCGTCAGGCGCTCAGCGAGAACCGCCGCAGCGGCGGCCGACTCCTCGACCTCGCCAACGGCCTCGCCGAGCCCCTGCGCGCCATGCACGCGGGCGTGGAGGCCCTCCGCCCTGCCCCCGGCGCCGAGCGCGACGGCATGGTGCGCTGCGCTCTCCTGCCCACCCACGCCGAGGAGATCGACTGGCTCGCGGATTCGATCGCCCATCTCGTACGGACCGGGAAGGAGCCCGGCGAGATCGCCGTCCTGTGCCGCACGGCGACCGACTTCGCCGAGATCCAGGGCGCCCTCGTCGAACGGGACGTCCCGGTCGAGGTGGTGGGACTCTCGGGCCTGCTGCACCTGCCCGAGGTCGCCGACCTGGTCGCCGTCTGCGAGGTCCTCCAGGATCCCGGTGCCAACGCCGCCCTGGTCCGCCTGCTGACCGGACCGCGCTGGCGCATCGGACCGCGCGACCTCGCCCTCCTCGGCCGGCGTGCCCGGCGGCTCGTGTCGCACGCGCGCGTGGCCGGCGACGACGACCCCGACCGCCGGCTCGCCGAGGCCGTCGAGGGGGTCGACCCGGCCGAGGTGATATCGCTCGCCGACGCCCTGGAGACCTTCCTGGAGACACCCCTCTACAGCGACGGCGAGGACGACGACGGGCTGCCCTTCTCGCCGGACGCGCGCGTGCGGTTCGCCCGCCTGGCGGCCGAACTGCGCGATCTGCGCCGCTCACTCGCCGACCCTCTGATGGATGTCCTGCACCGCGTCCTCGCCGTCACCGGCTTGGAGGTCGAACTGTCGGCGTCCCCGCACGCGTTGGCCGCCCGTCGTCGCGAGACCCTGTCCAACTTCCTCGACATCGCCGCCTCGTTCGCGGCCGGCGACAACGAGGCGTCCCTCCTCGCCTTCCTCGGCTTCCTGCGCACCGCCGCCCAGTACGAGAAGGGCCTCGACAACGCACTGCCCGGCGGCGAGAACACCGTCAAGGTGCTCACCGCGCACAAGTCCAAGGGCCTGGAGTGGGATGTCGTCGCCGTCCCCGGCCTGGTCACCGGGACCTTCCCGAGCACCCAGGGCCGCGAGAAGTGGACCGCCCAGGGCAAGGTGCTGCCGCACGCGCTGCGTGGCGACACCGACACCCTGCCCGACATCGACTCCTGGGACTCGCGCGGCATGAAGGCCTTCCACGAGGCCATGAAGGACCACCAGCACACCGAGGAACTGCGCCTCGGCTACGTCACCTTCACCCGCCCCCGCTCCCTCCTCCTCGGCTCCGGCCACTGGTGGGGACCGACACAGAAGAAGCCGCGCGGCCCGTCCGACTTCCTCAAGGCCCTGTCCGACCACTGCACGGCCGGCTACGGCGAGATCGAGGCCTGGGCCGACGAACCCGCCGAGGACGCCGTGAACCCGGCCCTGCACGGACAGAGCGCCGACCAGGTCTGGCCCCTGCCCCTGGACGACACCGCCCTCGCGCGCCGCCGCGCCGCCGCCGAGACGGTCCTGGCCCATCTGGAGAACCTCGCCTCCCACACGGACGGCCATCCCGCGGCCGCCCACGACCCGGACACCTACGACGACCCGGACTGGCCCCCACCATCGGATGACGAGGAGCCGGACTTCGACGACCGGGACTTCGCGGAGCGGGACCTCGCAGAATCCGACCTGGAAGAGTTCGTGGACGCCGAGGGCGAGCCCCTCCCGGAGGACCCCGCCGACTGGGACACCTGGACGACGGTCCGCGCGGCCGTACCGCACCAGGCCACGGCCCCGGACGGCGACGAGCCCCCCGGCCCCGACGAGGGCCCGCGCAGCCATCCCGAGGAGCGTGAGCCTCACGAGGCGCGCGCCCACGGTCCCGAGCGCCCGCCCAAGCGTCCACGCACCCAGCAGCAGACCCCCACGCACCCCCGACTCACCCCCGAGGAAGCCCGCACCATCGCCTCCTGGGACCGCGACCTCGACGCCCTGGCCGGGGAACTCCTGCGCGCGCGGGAAGGGGTGACCGATGTGCCCCTGCCCGCGTCACTCACCGCGACCCAGGTCCTGCGTCTGGCGAGCGACCCGGACGGGCTCGCGCAGGAGCTCGCGCGCCCGATGCCGCGCCCCCCGCAACCCGCCGCGCGCCAGGGCACCCGGTTCCACGCCTGGATCGAGGCCCGCTTCGAAGCCCTGACCCTCCCCATGCTGGAGCCGGACAACCTGCCCGGCAGCGACGCCGAGATCGCCGACGAACGTGACCTGGAAGCCCTCAAGGACGCCTTCGAGCGCAGCGAGTACGCCCACCGCACCCCCTACCGGATCGAGACGCCCTTCCAGCTCGCCATCGCAGGCCGCGTGATCCGGGGCCGTATCGACGCCGTCTACCGACACGGCGACGGGGACACGACGACGTACGAGATCGTCGACTGGAAGACCAGCCGCACCCGCACCGCCGACCCCCTCCAGCTCGCCGTGTACCGGCTGGCCTGGGCCGAGCGGCAGGGCGTCCCTGTGGAATCGGTCACGGCCGCGTTCCTCTACGTCCGTACCGGAGACGTCGTACGCCCCAAGCACCTGCCCGGCCGGGCAGCGCTGGAACGGCTGCTCACCCAGGGGCCGGGAGGGCAGTCGAACGGTTCCGCGCAAGCGCACTGTGAGGAACCGCCCACCGAGGATGTCGGTACGGGCCGATAG
- a CDS encoding dipeptidase: MSQPVDSAVSAVRTYIEQHRAAFLDDLAEWLRIPSVSAQPDHGPDVRRSADWLAAKLKETGFPTAEVWETPGAPAVFAEWPAEDPTAPTVLVYGHHDVQPAAREDGWDSDPFEPVVRDNRLYARGAADDKGQVLFHALGVRAHLAATGRTAPEVHLKLLIEGEEESGSPHFRALVEEHTQRLAADAVIVSDTSMWDEDTPTVCTGMRGLAECEIRLYGPDQDIHSGAFGGAVPNPATAVARLVAALHDEHARVTVPGFYDGIVELTDRERELFAELPFDEEQWLRTATSHATHGESGHTTLERIWARPTAEVNGIGGGYQGPGSKTIIPSSAMVKLSFRLVAGQDPDHIEKAVRAWATEQVPAGIRHEITFAPATRPCLTPLDHPALQSVVRALGRAFESSVRFTRVGGSGPAADLQDVLGAPVLFLGISVPSDGWHAPNEKVEIDLLLKGVETSAYLWGDLAEHWSHAP; the protein is encoded by the coding sequence ATGAGCCAACCCGTTGACAGTGCCGTCAGCGCCGTCCGTACGTACATCGAGCAGCACCGCGCCGCCTTCCTCGACGACCTCGCCGAATGGCTGCGCATCCCGTCCGTCTCGGCACAGCCCGACCACGGCCCCGATGTGCGCCGCAGTGCCGACTGGCTCGCTGCCAAGCTCAAGGAGACCGGGTTCCCCACGGCCGAGGTCTGGGAGACCCCGGGCGCGCCCGCCGTCTTCGCCGAATGGCCCGCCGAGGACCCGACGGCGCCCACGGTCCTCGTCTACGGCCACCACGACGTACAGCCCGCCGCCCGCGAGGACGGCTGGGACAGCGACCCGTTCGAGCCGGTCGTCCGCGACAACCGCCTCTACGCGCGCGGGGCGGCCGACGACAAGGGCCAGGTCCTCTTCCACGCCCTCGGCGTCCGCGCCCACCTCGCCGCCACCGGCCGCACCGCCCCCGAGGTGCACCTGAAGCTCCTCATCGAGGGCGAGGAAGAGTCCGGCTCACCCCACTTCCGCGCCCTCGTCGAGGAGCACACCCAGCGGCTCGCCGCCGACGCCGTGATCGTCTCCGACACCAGCATGTGGGATGAGGACACCCCCACCGTGTGCACCGGCATGCGCGGCCTCGCCGAGTGCGAGATCCGGCTGTACGGCCCCGATCAGGACATCCACTCGGGCGCCTTCGGCGGCGCTGTGCCCAACCCGGCCACGGCGGTCGCCCGCCTGGTCGCCGCCCTGCACGACGAACACGCACGTGTGACCGTCCCCGGCTTCTACGACGGCATCGTCGAACTGACCGATCGTGAGCGTGAACTCTTCGCCGAACTGCCCTTCGACGAGGAGCAGTGGCTGCGCACGGCCACGTCGCACGCCACCCACGGCGAGTCCGGACACACCACCCTGGAGCGGATCTGGGCCCGCCCCACCGCCGAGGTCAACGGCATCGGCGGCGGCTACCAGGGCCCCGGAAGCAAGACGATCATCCCGTCGTCGGCCATGGTGAAGCTGTCGTTCCGTCTGGTCGCGGGCCAGGATCCCGATCACATCGAGAAGGCCGTCCGCGCTTGGGCCACCGAGCAGGTGCCCGCCGGGATCCGGCACGAGATCACCTTCGCGCCCGCCACGCGCCCGTGCCTGACCCCGCTCGACCACCCTGCGCTGCAGTCCGTGGTCCGCGCCCTGGGCCGCGCCTTCGAGAGCTCGGTCCGCTTCACGCGCGTGGGGGGCTCCGGTCCCGCCGCCGACCTCCAGGACGTCCTCGGCGCACCCGTGCTGTTCCTCGGCATCTCCGTCCCCTCCGACGGCTGGCACGCGCCGAACGAGAAGGTCGAGATCGATCTGCTGCTCAAGGGCGTCGAGACCTCCGCGTACCTTTGGGGTGATCTCGCCGAGCACTGGAGCCACGCGCCCTGA
- a CDS encoding mycoredoxin — translation MQGTVTMYSTTWCGYCQRLKKQLDREGIAYTEINIEQDPASAAFVEKANGGNQTVPTVLFADGSTLTNPSLAQVKQKVSA, via the coding sequence ATGCAGGGCACTGTGACGATGTACAGCACCACATGGTGCGGTTACTGCCAGCGGCTGAAGAAGCAGCTGGACCGCGAGGGCATCGCGTACACCGAGATCAACATCGAGCAGGACCCGGCGTCCGCGGCTTTCGTGGAGAAGGCGAACGGCGGGAATCAGACGGTTCCGACCGTGCTCTTCGCCGACGGCTCGACGCTGACGAACCCGTCGCTGGCGCAGGTGAAGCAGAAGGTCAGCGCGTAA